From bacterium, one genomic window encodes:
- a CDS encoding DegT/DnrJ/EryC1/StrS family aminotransferase codes for MAQAPVRDVRYKPVMTDEMIEAAARVLRSGKYIRSFPLEDSEGKRFEDEFCAYIGAPHAVNVSSGTAALHIALLAAGVGPGDEVITVPNTFSSVADVIILCGAKPVLVDVESDTYNMNVALVERAVTSKTKAILPVHMNGQAVDMEPLMAIARRHGLKVVEDVCHAAGAKYKGQFLGTFGEAGAFSFVQNKCISVGGEGGMVVTSDPQIWEACMMLANHGRGRRWFDGHKAYHIYRAQQIELVGFNYRQNELLSAIGRIQLRYLDEWNIRRRENAALYGTLLGRFKHDLTLPVTRPFSEHSMLRFVVQTPRRDELRDYLERRGIHVMVEYGTPIHLDHAYQPYCGAPEGTFPVTERLAQTILTLPCYQTLGAEEISDVTSAVQQFYGG; via the coding sequence ATCAGAAGTTTTCCGCTCGAGGATTCCGAGGGGAAGCGCTTTGAAGACGAGTTTTGCGCGTACATCGGCGCGCCCCACGCGGTGAACGTCTCGAGCGGCACCGCCGCGCTGCACATCGCACTGCTGGCCGCGGGTGTCGGCCCTGGCGACGAGGTCATTACGGTGCCGAACACGTTCTCCTCCGTCGCCGACGTGATCATCTTGTGCGGGGCCAAGCCCGTGCTCGTCGACGTCGAGTCGGATACCTACAACATGAACGTCGCGCTCGTCGAGCGGGCTGTCACATCGAAGACGAAGGCGATCCTGCCGGTGCACATGAACGGGCAGGCGGTCGACATGGAGCCGCTGATGGCGATCGCGCGGCGTCATGGGCTGAAAGTCGTCGAGGACGTCTGCCACGCGGCCGGCGCCAAGTACAAGGGCCAGTTCCTCGGGACCTTCGGAGAAGCCGGCGCGTTCTCGTTCGTCCAGAACAAGTGCATCTCGGTCGGCGGGGAAGGCGGCATGGTGGTCACCTCGGATCCTCAGATCTGGGAAGCCTGTATGATGCTGGCCAACCACGGCCGCGGCCGCCGGTGGTTCGACGGGCACAAGGCCTACCACATCTACCGGGCGCAGCAGATCGAGCTGGTCGGGTTCAACTACCGCCAGAATGAGCTGCTCTCGGCGATCGGCCGGATCCAGCTCCGCTATCTTGACGAATGGAACATACGCCGCCGGGAGAACGCGGCCCTCTACGGCACGCTGCTGGGCCGGTTCAAGCACGACCTCACGTTGCCCGTGACGCGGCCGTTCTCGGAGCACTCCATGCTGCGGTTCGTCGTGCAGACCCCGCGGCGCGACGAGCTGCGTGACTACCTCGAGCGCCGCGGCATCCACGTCATGGTCGAGTACGGCACGCCGATCCACCTCGACCACGCGTACCAGCCGTACTGCGGCGCGCCCGAGGGCACGTTCCCCGTGACGGAGCGGCTGGCGCAGACGATCCTCACGCTGCCGTGCTACCAGACGCTCGGCGCCGAGGAAATCAGCGACGTCACGTCGGCGGTCCAGCAGTTCTACGGTGGGTGA